From Myxocyprinus asiaticus isolate MX2 ecotype Aquarium Trade chromosome 10, UBuf_Myxa_2, whole genome shotgun sequence, the proteins below share one genomic window:
- the LOC127446809 gene encoding zinc finger protein ZIC 5-like, translating to MEPPLSKRNSAIRLADLASTQTLPHQNMTGFPGIGGHHPHSHHAHLHPGEMGNDPGVALTPFGPEHMAQTNALKLSPSQPVQIHPEAQTAASFTSSQTTVGFPLAHPHTGYTTSRDFILRRELSASAMHALGDQHSSASSPHHHGMFISPTGAYGHAEGGAHPLFSGLHEQAAPGAHHHHALNGQMRLGLPGDIYGRPEHFGHRPEHYGSSSLHSYNSMNLNVNLATAPHGATGAFLRYMRQPIKQELICKWIDQEQNSKKPCSKTYSTMHELVNHVTVEHVGGPEQSSHVCFWEECPREGKAFKAKYKLINHIRVHTGEKPFPCPFPGCGKVFARSENLKIHKRTHTGEKPFKCEFDGCDRKFANSSDRKKHSHVHTSDKPYFCKVRGCDKSYTHPSSLRKHMKVHCKSPPPPSANTGSSYHPSSTTMGDALSPNLEPHRNRSSNISPQVTNLNEWYVCQGSAGPNNLHTPSSDVPMSESDDEDTYRHTDPRAML from the exons ATGGAGCCCCCTTTAAGCAAGAGGAATTCGGCGATAAGATTAGCGGATTTGGCATCGACTCAAACCCTTCCTCATCAGAATATGACAGGCTTCCCGGGGATAGGGGGGCATCACCCGCACTCCCACCATGCCCACCTCCACCCTGGGGAGATGGGCAACGACCCCGGAGTGGCTCTCACTCCATTTGGACCCGAGCACATGGCACAGACCAATGCTCTCAAACTTAGTCCCTCTCAGCCTGTTCAAATCCATCCCGAAGCCCAGACCGCGGCATCTTTCACGTCTTCTCAGACCACAGTTGGTTTCCCCTTGGCTCACCCCCACACAGGCTACACCACCAGCAGGGACTTCATCCTCAGGAGAGAGCTTTCAGCCTCTGCTATGCATGCACTTGGCGACCAGCATAGTTCCGCCTCCTCCCCTCATCACCATGGCATGTTCATTTCCCCAACAGGTGCTTATGGGCACGCGGAAGGTGGTGCCCATCCACTTTTCTCTGGACTGCACGAGCAAGCGGCCCCAGGTGCCCATCACCACCATGCCCTCAACGGGCAGATGCGTCTGGGTCTACCGGGGGACATCTACGGCAGGCCAGAGCACTTCGGCCACAGGCCCGAGCACTATGGATCATCTTCTCTCCACAGCTACAACTCCATGAACTTAAATGTGAACCTCGCCACGGCTCCACACGGAGCAACGGGGGCGTTTTTGCGATACATGCGGCAGCCCATCAAGCAAGAGTTAATCTGCAAGTGGATTGATCAGGAGCAGAACTCTAAGAAGCCTTGCTCCAAAACTTATAGCACCATGCACGAGCTCGTCAACCACGTTACGGTGGAGCACGTCGGAGGACCGGAGCAGAGCAGTCACGTCTGCTTCTGGGAAGAGTGTCCGCGCGAGGGAAAGGCGTTCAAAGCCAAGTACAAACTGATCAATCACATCCGCGTGCACACAGGAGAGAAACCGTTCCCGTGCCCCTTTCCCGGTTGTGGCAAAGTATTTGCGCGCTCGGAAAATCTCAAGATTCACAAGAGGACGCACACAG GCGAGAAGCCGTTCAAGTGTGAGTTTGATGGCTGTGACAGGAAATTTGCCAACAGCAGTGACAGGAAGAAGCACTCTCACGTCCACACGAGTGATAAGCCTTACTTCTGTAAAGTGAGGGGCTGTGACAAGTCGTACACACACCCGAGCTCTCTGCGTAAACACATGAAGGTCCACTGCAAGTCTCCTCCGCCCCCTTCCGCCAACACGGGCTCCTCTTACCATCCCTCGTCCACGACAATGGGTGATGCCCTCTCACCAAACCTGGAGCCCCACAGGAACCGTTCGTCGAATATTTCGCCTCAGGTGACAAACCTAAATGAGTGGTACGTGTGCCAAGGGAGTGCTGGACCAAACAATCTACACACCCCTTCCAGCGATGTGCCAATGTCGGAATCTGACGACGAGGACACTTACAGACACACAGATCCAAGGGCAATGCTCTGA
- the LOC127446810 gene encoding zinc finger protein ZIC 2-like, whose protein sequence is MLLDAGHQFPGLGVGTFARHHHSSSEMQDRDLSLAQNSFVDSAHMGAFKLNHDLSPGQSSAFTSQAPGYPAAALGAHAAHVTSYASSPFNSTRDFLFRSRGFGESSPAGGQHALFGPTAGSLHHTHTDSQGHILFPGIHEQHGSHGSPNVLNGQMRLGLPGEVFGRSDQYHQVSSPRTDPYSAAQLHNQYGSMNMNMGMNMAAHHHHPGAFFRYMRQQCIKQELICKWIDPEQLSNPKKSCNKTFSTMHELVTHVSVEHVGGPEQSNHVCFWEECPRESKPFKAKYKLVNHIRVHTGEKPFPCPFPGCGKVFARSENLKIHKRTHTGEKPFQCEFEGCDRRFANSSDRKKHMHVHTSDKPYLCKMCDKSYTHPSSLRKHMKVHESSPSASDSSPAASSGYESSTPPGLVSPSTETQSNNNLSPSSTVHSSNNHSSLSSNFSEWYV, encoded by the exons ATGTTACTGGACGCTGGGCACCAGTTCCCTGGTTTGGGAGTGGGCACCTTTGCCAGGCATCACCACTCCTCCAGTGAGATGCAGGACAGAGATTTGAGTTTAGCGCAGAACAGCTTCGTAGACTCGGCGCACATGGGCGCCTTCAAACTGAACCACGATCTCTCTCCCGGACAGAGTTCTGCATTCACGAGCCAAGCGCCCGGTTACCCCGCTGCAGCTCTAGGCGCGCACGCGGCTCATGTCACATCATACGCGAGCTCGCCGTTTAACTCCACGCGGGACTTTCTCTTTCGCAGCCGTGGATTCGGGGAATCATCACCGGCGGGCGGGCAGCATGCGCTTTTCGGCCCCACGGCCGGCTCCCTCCATCACACCCATACAGACAGCCAAGGCCACATTCTGTTTCCTGGCATCCATGAGCAGCATGGATCTCACGGCTCCCCAAACGTGCTCAACGGGCAGATGCGACTCGGACTACCGGGGGAGGTTTTCGGGCGATCAGATCAGTACCACCAGGTCTCCAGCCCGAGGACTGACCCCTACTCAGCCGCCCAGCTGCACAACCAGTACGGctccatgaacatgaacatggggATGAATATGGCAGCGCATCACCATCACCCCGGTGCCTTCTTTCGATACATGCGGCAGCAGTGCATTAAACAAGAGCTCATCTGTAAGTGGATCGATCCGGAGCAGCTCAGCAATCCCAAGAAGAGTTGCAATAAAACTTTCAGCACCATGCACGAGCTGGTCACCCATGTATCGGTCGAGCATGTTGGAGGACCCGAACAGAGCAACCACGTCTGCTTTTGGGAAGAGTGCCCCCGGGAAAGCAAACCCTTTAAAGCCAAATATAAACTGGTCAATCACATTCGCGTGCATACGGGAGAAAAACCTTTCCCTTGCCCCTTCCCTGGATGTGGCAAAGTCTTTGCAAGATCGGAAAATCTGAAGATTCACAAGAGAACACACACAG GGGAGAAACCGTTTCAGTGCGAGTTTGAAGGATGCGATCGGCGCTTTGCAAACAGCAGTGACCGAAAGAAGCACATGCACGTTCACACGTCAGACAAACCGTATCTGTGCAAAATGTGTGACAAGTCCTACACTCACCCCAGCTCTCTTCGAAAGCATATGAAG gttcaTGAGTCTTCTCCATCTGCGTCTGACTCGTCGCCAGCGGCAAGTTCTGGTTATGAGTCCTCAACACCCCCTGGTTTGGTGTCTCCCTCCACTGAGACCCAAAGCAACAACAATCTGTCGCCCTCCTCAACGGTGCACAGTTCCAACAACCACAGCAGTTTATCGTCCAATTTCAGTGAATGGTATGTTTAA